One Microbacterium trichothecenolyticum DNA window includes the following coding sequences:
- a CDS encoding MaoC/PaaZ C-terminal domain-containing protein, with translation MSGFIVGEVIAERSVHLTRESLVRYAGASGDFNPIHYRDDVAAAVGLPGVLAHGMLTMGIAVGTLADALGDSGRIAEYGVRFTRPVVVDPETGADLHVSAKVGAVDDEIARIDLTVTFAETTVLGKAQVRVRLP, from the coding sequence ATGAGCGGGTTCATCGTGGGCGAGGTCATCGCCGAGCGCTCCGTGCATCTGACCCGCGAGTCGCTCGTGCGCTATGCGGGGGCATCCGGCGATTTCAACCCCATCCACTACCGCGACGACGTCGCCGCAGCCGTCGGTCTTCCGGGGGTGCTCGCGCACGGCATGCTCACGATGGGCATCGCGGTGGGTACGCTCGCGGATGCGCTGGGTGACTCCGGCCGCATCGCCGAGTACGGTGTCCGGTTCACGCGACCCGTCGTCGTCGACCCCGAGACCGGCGCCGACCTGCACGTGAGCGCGAAGGTGGGTGCGGTCGACGACGAGATAGCCCGCATCGACCTCACCGTCACGTTCGCCGAGACCACCGTGCTCGGCAAGGCGCAGGTGCGGGTGCGGCTGCCCTGA
- a CDS encoding UDP-N-acetylmuramate dehydrogenase — protein sequence MPEVPPIPLSQLTTLRTGGTPARIVEARTAAELVAALREVWAEGEPWFVLGGGSNLFAGDEPFEGTVVLVRTAGIEELPGSRPGTVRLRVQAGHDWDALVAETVERGLAGIEAMSGIPGTVGAAPVQNVGAYGQEIVQTLVEVELIDESTGEVSVVPAVELGLGFRTSVLKQHYGSIPDRSAVILSVTLELERIGDGARPIVGEQLRGALGLDADEAVSLRWIRDHVLATRARKGMVLDAQDPDTWSAGSFFQNAIVSEAFARTLPDACPKWPMAPVLDPVTVIPLAAFDGILPPPVVERHEVKVSAAWLIENAGLRRGFRLPRSRAGLSTKHTLALTNRGEATAAEIAELARFVQSRVHAEFGLLLQPEPVLVNVEL from the coding sequence ATGCCCGAGGTCCCTCCGATCCCGCTCTCGCAGCTGACCACTCTGCGTACCGGTGGCACGCCCGCCCGCATCGTCGAGGCGCGCACCGCCGCCGAGCTCGTCGCCGCGCTCCGCGAGGTGTGGGCCGAGGGTGAGCCGTGGTTCGTGCTCGGCGGCGGATCGAACCTCTTCGCCGGCGACGAGCCCTTCGAGGGCACCGTCGTGCTCGTGCGCACCGCGGGGATCGAGGAGCTCCCGGGGTCGCGCCCCGGAACCGTACGCCTGCGCGTCCAGGCAGGTCACGACTGGGACGCTCTGGTGGCGGAGACCGTCGAGCGGGGGCTCGCCGGGATCGAGGCGATGTCGGGCATTCCGGGTACCGTCGGTGCCGCCCCCGTGCAGAACGTCGGCGCGTACGGCCAGGAGATCGTGCAGACCCTCGTCGAGGTGGAGCTGATCGACGAGTCGACGGGCGAGGTCTCGGTCGTTCCCGCGGTCGAACTCGGCCTGGGCTTTCGTACCTCAGTGCTCAAGCAGCATTACGGCTCGATCCCCGATCGTTCGGCGGTGATCCTCTCGGTCACCCTCGAGCTCGAGCGCATTGGCGACGGTGCCCGACCCATCGTGGGGGAGCAGTTGCGGGGGGCACTGGGCCTGGATGCCGATGAGGCGGTGTCGCTGCGCTGGATCCGCGATCACGTGCTGGCGACGCGCGCCCGCAAGGGGATGGTGCTCGACGCGCAGGACCCGGACACCTGGAGTGCCGGTTCGTTCTTCCAGAACGCCATCGTCTCGGAGGCGTTCGCCCGGACTCTGCCCGACGCGTGCCCGAAGTGGCCGATGGCGCCGGTGCTCGACCCGGTGACGGTGATCCCGCTCGCCGCGTTCGATGGCATCCTTCCGCCGCCCGTGGTGGAGCGGCACGAGGTCAAGGTCAGCGCCGCGTGGCTCATCGAGAACGCGGGATTGCGCCGCGGCTTCCGCTTGCCGCGCTCGCGCGCGGGGCTGTCGACCAAGCACACCCTCGCCCTGACCAACCGCGGCGAGGCGACGGCGGCCGAGATCGCCGAACTCGCCCGCTTCGTCCAGAGCCGGGTGCACGCGGAGTTCGGTCTGCTGCTGCAGCCCGAGCCGGTGCTGGTCAACGTCGAGTTGTAG
- a CDS encoding pyridoxal phosphate-dependent aminotransferase yields the protein MPRRRPSRPPADRSSPTPRASPTSPHPRSSWMPPPRRCRTPRTTATPPPQGSRCCAKRSRPRRCATPRLEVAPSQVIVTNGGKQSVYQAFQTVVNPGDEVLLPAPYWTTYPEAIALADGTPVEVFAGADQDYKVTVAQLEAARTDKTTVLVFVSPSNPTGSVYTPEETAEIGRWALEHGIWVITDEIYQNLTYEGTRAVSIVEAVPELAEQTILVNGVAKTYAMTGWRVGWMVGPADAMKLAGNLQSHLTSNVNNVAQIAAAAALNGPQDEAEQFRLAFDRRRQLIVSELAKIDGVEVPNPLGAFYVYPDVQGLLNRSWDGVTPTTSLELADLILEKAEVAVVPGEAFGPSGYLRLSYALGDEQLLEGVQRLQRLFS from the coding sequence ATGCCAAGGCGAAGGCCCTCCAGGCCGCCGGCCGACCGGTCATCTCCTACGCCGCGGGCGAGCCCGACTTCGCCACACCCTCGTTCATCGTGGATGCCGCCGCCGAGGCGCTGCAGAACCCCAAGAACTACCGCTACACCCCCGCCGCAGGGCTCCCGGTGCTGCGCGAAGCGATCGCGGCCAAGACGCTGCGCGACTCCGCGCCTCGAGGTGGCGCCGTCGCAGGTCATCGTCACCAACGGCGGCAAGCAGTCGGTGTACCAGGCCTTCCAGACCGTGGTGAACCCCGGCGACGAGGTTCTGCTGCCCGCGCCGTACTGGACCACTTACCCCGAGGCGATCGCCCTCGCCGACGGTACCCCCGTCGAGGTGTTCGCCGGTGCCGACCAGGACTACAAGGTCACCGTCGCGCAGCTCGAGGCCGCCCGCACCGACAAGACGACCGTGCTCGTCTTCGTCTCGCCCTCGAACCCGACCGGCTCGGTCTACACCCCCGAAGAGACCGCCGAGATCGGCCGCTGGGCGCTCGAGCACGGCATCTGGGTCATCACCGACGAGATCTATCAGAACCTCACCTACGAAGGCACCCGCGCGGTGTCGATCGTCGAGGCCGTTCCCGAGCTCGCCGAGCAGACGATCCTCGTCAACGGCGTCGCGAAGACCTACGCCATGACCGGGTGGCGCGTGGGCTGGATGGTGGGACCGGCGGATGCCATGAAGCTCGCCGGCAACCTGCAGTCGCACCTGACGAGCAACGTCAACAACGTCGCTCAGATCGCCGCGGCCGCAGCCCTCAACGGCCCGCAGGACGAGGCGGAGCAGTTCCGTCTCGCCTTCGACCGCCGCCGTCAGCTGATCGTGTCGGAACTGGCCAAGATCGACGGTGTCGAGGTGCCGAACCCCCTCGGCGCGTTCTACGTCTACCCCGACGTGCAGGGACTGCTGAACCGTTCCTGGGACGGCGTCACGCCCACCACCTCGCTCGAGCTCGCCGACCTCATCCTCGAGAAGGCCGAAGTGGCCGTGGTCCCCGGCGAGGCCTTCGGCCCCAGCGGCTACCTGCGCCTGTCCTACGCCCTCGGCGACGAGCAGCTCCTCGAGGGCGTGCAGCGCCTCCAGCGCCTGTTCTCCTGA